The Anguilla rostrata isolate EN2019 chromosome 1, ASM1855537v3, whole genome shotgun sequence nucleotide sequence caggcagacacacagaaggGAAGAATTAAGCTCATCGCACACAATGCCTCATCACAGCACTGAGTAGGTAGGCTCAGTTCTCTGCAGCACTTCACAAGAATGATGCAAAAGCTttggaaaaagtacaaaaaagggCTTCTACACTGGATTCTAgtctggggcgacatagctcaggaggtaagagcggttgtctggcagtcagagggttgccggtttgatccccgccctgggcgtgtcaaagtgtccctcagcaagacacctaacccccaactgctctggtgaatgagagccatcaattgtaaagcgctttgaataaaagcgctatataaatgcagtccatttaccatttggtctgaaataaataaatggttcaAGAAAAGGGAAGATACTTCTCTACAGGCAACAGCAAAAGAAGATTGCTGGGGAagattttcaggtttttatggaaacatttttaaattggacCACCAAACTGAACTGCAAACTAAGATAGTACATATGAGAACACTATGGCCAGAGTGGACTCATGTACTCTGAAGAGctgattatttaaaattatgaaataagaACGGGTGccacaataaattaaatgaaatcaatgACATGCGTAATATTctatttgaaaaatgcattattgcaAATTTCTCTTCTTATAAAGCAAATGGGAATAAAGCATTCACATTTGACCTCCACTAAACTAAAGCATTCACATTTGACCTCCACTGAACTAAAGCATTCACATTTGACCTCTACTTGAATAAAGCATTCACATTTGACCTCTacttaaataaatcattcactTTGACCTCTACTTGAATAAAGCATTCACATTTGACCTCTacttaaataaatcattcactTTGACCTCTACTTGAATAAAGCATTCACATTTGACCTCTACTTGAATAAAGCATTCACATTTAACCTCTacttaaataaatcattcactTTGACCTCTACTTGAATAAAGCATTCACATTTGACCTCTACTAAAATAAAGCATTCACTTTGACCTCTACTTGAATAAAGCATTCACATTTGACCTCTACTAAAATAAAGCATTCACTTTGACCTCTACTTAAATAAAGCATACACATTTGACTTCTACTTGAATAAAGCATTCCCATTTGACCTCCactaaaataaatcattcactTTGACCTCTACTTGAATAAAGCATTCCATTTGACCTCCACTAAAATAAAGCATTCACATTTGACCTCCACTAACTAAAGCATTGACTCTGACATTCTACTTGACTTGGTGAAAGCTAGTTCACGGTATTGACCTCACTCCAAGATTCACATTTGACCTCCACTGAACTAAAGCATTCACATTTGACCTTCACTAAAATAGAGCATTCACATTTGACCTCCACTGAACTAAAGCATTGACTCTGACAGCGTTCTCgcaggcaggctgtgtgtgagaaggCTCTGCGGCGGCGCGGTGGCACGGCGGTATGGCTGTACTCACTCCATCAGAAAGGCCTTGTACACGCACAGCCCCAGCAGCACCGTCACGGGGAGGCGGAAGCTCTTCGGCAGGTCGTAGCGCGTGAACATCCACACCACCgctgccatggcgatgtagTGCACCTGCAGGGGACACACGCAACCTTCAGGCGCCAATGCAGTCATCGCCAGTCCCGTCACCTTTCCTGCATTCCCTCACTCCCACAGCACGCccttatcattacattacattacaggcatttatcagacgctcttatccagagcgacgtacaacaagtgcattagttcaaggtgcagaggtgcaaaagaaacacactagagtgaagatcgtagtgccagaagtgaccacatagatcaggactccacccctgtagggtaacctggtcagcaaacaaacaaacaaacattcctGCCAAGTCCTgcctagcactgaaatcacatttgcctaatcagaattagacaaaaacaatcctgccaaataaaaactaaagtgatcgcattagcctaactaggtacagtgagctaaactataggccagggaggggtggggagaggtgcagcctgaagagatgagtctttagtctgcgtttgaaggtagtcagattctctgctgttgtgaccgccacggggaggtcattccaccagcgaggggccaggacagacagcagacacgagcgggaagtacagacccgaagagggggaggtgccaagcgtccagaggtggcagaacggagaggtctggctggtgtgtatggtctgatgatcctctggatgtatcctggtgctgaccccttagctgcctggtatgcaagcaccaaagtcttaaatttgatgcgagccataacaggcagccagtggaggtcagtgagcaggggggtgacatgggaatgtctggggaggttgtagaccagacgcgctgcagcattctggatgagttgcaggggtctgatggcggatgctggcagaccagccagcagcgagttgcagtagtccaggcgggacaggaccatcgcttgaaccaggagctgggttgcgtaggtggtgatttatgtttatgttatcaTTTATGTTATTAAAGAAGCGGCAGTTCAGTGCCGTGTGCCATACTGTATTTTATGATGTGTGCTGTAACCTAGAGACAGAAATGATTTCAATCTCCATGGAACTCACCGataaaaagaatataaaaaaatggaacGTGCATGAATCGAAGTCCTCAGCAACAGATGTATCAGGTCCCTGGCTGAACTACAGCTTGTCGCAGGCTAACTGTGCATGTCTAATGCGTATGTAGCTGGCAGGGACAGCAGTTCAAATTCACtgcagaccccaccccccccccccatcatatTAACAGATTAACTTATCCACAGTGATTACAgagcatgttttattttgaaatactacTCAGTACAGTCGGATATACCACAGCGAAGCTATTTGGGGTATTTGTGCTGCCCACAAAGGCAGCACTGTACCTGGGATTCGAACCAGCAATCCCTTCAGTTACCACAgcattcccccctccccccagccatTATAATACACTGCCTCCCTCTTCTTCAGGAGGCTGAACGGAGGAAGGCTTACCAGACTGATGTTGGAGTCGAAGCTCATCTGAATGTACTTCCAGTCGAACTCGATTCCCCGCGCCCCGACCCACAGCGGGATGCACCTGTCAGTCAGAGAAGAAAACATGGGCGCCGTTGGGCCATTCCTAAAATAAAGCACGCTCATAATACCTCCCTTAAGACAGGAGTGAAAGAGCCCAGCGGGAGAGATTAACCGTGAAAGACTGCATACGAATAGCAAAAGGCCTCCGAGCAACATGGGAAGCTGAATAACTGCTTAGCGTGAgtatgcgcgcgcgcacgcacacacacacaggactccTGAAACCTCTATCCAGCAGTTCAGTGGCCATTTTACCACATCAGTACAGGGCAGCACGTCTAAAACGTGATGACTGATGCAATTAAACGttctgtgaaatgtaaaattatattatcCATAATATTACCAACAACCCTATAAAGTTTAAGCTTATATCATCTgaaatattgggggggggggggatacctTGACATGACCAGTTCTGCCGTGGCCCAGCCCATGGCCGCCACCATTATCTTGTATTCCCCCTTCCCAGCATTCCTGGACATGACCAGATGGAGGCCCAGCAGGTCCGCCAGGTCCACAGTAGCCTTCATAAActcctgttgggggggggggggggggatgaccaCACTCACGATTTACTAACTCATCCTCTGACCATCGAGACAAACCAAGCTGTTGCATCTCAAACAATGACAAGATAAAAGACGCTTCAGTTACATGTCCTGTTATGAAAATGTATACGCAATTACAAGGCAACATACCATATTTACAggtaaaaaaggaaacactttTAACAATAGGTGACATTAATTGACATTAAATAATGTAGTTAACTACTAACGACTGAAAAGATaatctgtacagctttgttcatgtatttgcacatcattaattcatgttaacgaCTAGTTAATGCCAGTtcgtgtgacatcactgtgtgttACCGATAAAAATAGAGCTGAAGTACACCGGTCTTTAAAATTTCTGAATATGAGTGAGTTGCTTACCCCAACAAAGTCATACACACCAGCCCCACCTTCCCAAGTTGGGAAAAACGTGGCAAGAAACAGCATCTGAAATGGGGAGTAAAATTAGCCTGGCTAACACAGAGAGTGGAACACGGAACAGAGAATTCAACGCTACACCCTGCTTAGGtttaacaagacaaaaaaaaaactgaggagaAAGGACAGCAGGAGACTGATACAAAGAAATGTTAAAGAAAGAGTACCAGTTACCTGTTGTGCAATGTAATTAACCCGGACATGTTAGGTGACTAGAACAGGCTGACATGAAAGAGAACTAAGAGGAGAGACACTGGACACTCCACCAATAAGAAAGGTTCATATACCCTAgccttgtatatatatatacactaatGATTTCTTCAGCTGGTGCgatttattcagacaggtaTGTCCCTCTTAAAGGTATTTGAAGTACATAGATACTGTGCACACTATGAACAgtacacacacaataaaatacgGGTGGGGTACGGTACCTTACAGAGCTGCACAAAAAGATACGTAGCCCCAGCTTGTACACATCTCCAAAATGCATTGTACTCCGATCTACCGAGAAAATGGCACCACATCACACAAGGCAAACAAATTCATTGACATGAATTACTACAACATACTTCCTGACTTTAAACGAAAGACGGTACTGTTTCCCTGTTCCTGGTCAATATTATTTGTCTTTGTAACACAGAGTGACGACGAGATGTAAATCGAAACATACACAATTGGATAAATTACAGTTTACTGACGCCTGAATCGTcctcaaagttaaaaaaaaaaaaaaaatctattgggAACTTGCGAGCTTTTTACACACAAGGCAATCTGAGTTAGCTCGCTAGAAGTTAGCCTAACTAGCTTTGGCCAACAGCTGTCATCACAAACAGACCCAGTTAGAGGATTTAGCACTGATCCCACTCAGACCTGCACATGACTAACAACTaccaaacatgaaattaactcACTAAATTCCTTAACATTACAGAGCCGTTCCTGATCAAAAAAGATAAAGATGGTTGGTTGCATAAAACGGACAGGCTATCAACGAACAAGACAGGTGGTCAACGAACGATTGCCAGCATTATCTCAATACTCACAGTCCACTGCATTTGTAGGTGATGAAGTACGGGAAATACGCCAAAGCGAAACAATTTCCGAAATGAAAAAGCGTCATTTTCTTCAGTTATCCGGGAACAAAAACACTCACGATCCTGATGAATAAAATCACAAACAGCATGTCTTTCTCAGTCCAATTTTCTCAACCAAGTAAATGTGCAATCTAGCATAAAACCACGGCTAACCAAAAAAGAGACCATGTGATTAGCTTACTAGCGACTGTAGTCTAGCCAACATGTATGAACGCTCATTATGGCAAAATAATAACACGCCAAGATACAACTAAATAACTACCCATCAGATAGATATTTGTTGGTAAACGTCGACTAAAGTAACGTAGCGTTGGATCGTAACTGTGGCTAATAGCTTGCTACTAGCTTCCATAGTCAGAGGAAGGGACATGGAAACGGAATGACAGCTAACACTAGCCTAGCTAGCCACCACTCATCACGCTACAAAACGTTTATAGAAATATATTCACTTTACACATGCATTCAAATTTATCATTATGTTTTAACTGCAGTAAGTTTTCAAATATTACTGTATTACGGTAAAACATAGCACAATTTACCCAAGAATTTGGAAACTTACTCGACTAATCCGCGTTTTGTACCCTGGAAAAGGACCTGAGTCCTACGTTCTAATCCCTCCGACCAAATTTTACGGCCACAAGATAACGAAAGTTCCGTCTGCATGAGGGAAAAAACGTCAAATGATCTCATGTCGCAGGCAGCCTGCATTTTGGtcgtgtgtgttttgaaattaCTTCAAGAAAACATTCATCAACAATTCCTCTGGTGGAATTGTTGTGTAGATCTGAAAGCAAAGAACGACTACACAGAAAAGAACGTGAGCAAATCGAAATGCAACACCCTTGCATTCAGATAAAGCAGAACACTGGTCAGCATACGCCATCTTGGTGTTTGTGTATCAGGTTTTGTAGTGGAGAGGACAgtataaattttaaagaaaaatgacacaaaatcaCATGGCAGACAACGGATAAAAAGGcctcagaaataaatgtattttattgggAATAATGACGCATCAGACAATAAATTGCCCACCTGTAATATCTCTGTATGGAAACTGGTTTTAAATTGGTTCAGAAGGTTAACCAGTAAAGGTTATGAGTGCCCCGACCCTGAATGTGCTCCAAAAATGGTTCACACAATCCAATTACAACAAGATACTGCATACAGAACTAAAGAAataatcaaatgtttatttatttggaaaggTTTATAGCAACTTGCGATATTTAGAGGGCCACACACCAAGGGTGCATAGGACCCCtattctttttgctttgctaggattcttcttcttcttcttcttcttccttgtCCACCTCCGCCTCTGGCTAAATTTTCACCCTGTTCCCATGCTGAAAAAGTCATGAAATTTGGCTGGCATGTTTGGTATGGCTGCCAAATAATTATGCATGGCACCCACACATTCTAGGCGGCATAGCAGTGCCACCAGCAAAACTGtcacactgaaaaaatgattaCACCCACCCCATTTCACGTACATGCACCACATTTCCTCCACATGCCTGCAGTACCTCCTCATTGCGAACAAACCATTTTACAGGACCCACACTGTCCACCACATTGCATTTTCTGCCATTtggcattttttgaaaaacaaactttctttaaaaacaaaacaatgcttgCCCGATTCTCACCCAATCAGCATCCTTGATCTACAGCATGTTGCTTTGTTAAATTGCAAGCCACACATGCCAAAAATAAGCATAATTATGCTCACAAATGTGCATCAATTGCAATGATGCTGCAATGCTGCAAGGAGATGGAAGCCATGTTGTTGAATGCGCATGCACAGGCCTGCAGTGTTACAGTGCAATATGGCCTATAGGGGGTGGTTTTTTCAAAATACTAATTTGCATAGGCTCCATAAGGCAAAATTGACAAATTGTCTCTCGGGTGCcggaaaataaatatagaacTTTTGCAATATCGGGTATCACTGAATAtgtatattcagaaattgtgcaaaatatatttaatcaaagGTCCCTTAAATCCAGCCTGTAGTCAAATTTCTGAAATGTACTAATTAAAGAGAACCATGCAAGTCATGTGTATCAAATTTTGTGGCACAACCACTCTAGCTAGCACTTCAAAATTGCAATTTTGACAAAGTACCTCCCGATGTGCTATGGCTCACCCTTGGTGCTTGTCCCCTACatcactgcttgcagctatattgcAGCTtatattacagcattacagtgaTTTTTGTTGGTGCTTAATCTAAATGACATTTAGATTGTCAGTTAACAAACATTTCCAGACTTGATAGTAAATAACATAAAAGTAGTGAGTTGGCATGAAAGTGAGGTGTGTTGCACCCACTATTtaagaaaagataaaaattaGTAATTTATTTAAGTTTGGACATATTTTCAGGAACCTTCAATGATATTTGAGATGTGCTAATTCTCTGTGACTTTGTAGGACAGAAGCCTTTTTAGGATTTTCTGTGTATGGGAATCCTGTCTGTTAGAAAACACTGACATATATATTTACAGGAGAAAAAAGTTATGGGATGTAGCAACATTAGCGGTTTcctgttttataattttgttgAGGTCATATGGTTGTACTCATGTTTCTGCACAAATGTTTGTGTAACCAATACAGAGGAATGTGGCCctgaaaataatttacaaagcAAAACATGCTCTATTCTAATGTACATCTCTCCTTATTCACCGTCTTCTTAAAGGCTCTCCGAATGGTCTTTATTATCACCGCTAGGTGTCACTTTTCATACTTAAGTCTTCAGGCCATGGAATTTACTTCTGGAGGGATGTGATTTATCTTTGCTTTTTGCATGTCTCATTGTTGTGACTCAACACCCAGTGTCAGCCTTTACTTTATGAAAATTTTCACATCAACTTTCAAAATTTATAGTATAAAAAATGACACTGTGTTGCTATGCTGTATTATGTGTTGCATCTCATGAAGTTCACTACATTTTGATATCTTTCTTTGTGGACCCCTGCTCATTCACAGCAGCTGTGTTTGGGGTGCTGTAATGGTGCAGTGCTACAATTAAACATGGTAAAGGATTTCTTTCTGGTCATTGTAGTAATCAAGACATAACCTTGTCACCCCTGTAGTCTTTCTTTGCATGTTAAATTACCTTTAAGGACTAGTTTTTATCTCACATTGCAATCAGCAGCTTCTGAAGATTTTaagcaaattattattttattctagaATTTTCTATAAATgctatatgcacacaaacacagacaaacaaatacaacaagAACTACAGAAACCTTTTTGTGTTAAGACTTAAAATTTATTACCTTTAAGCTCAGTTACACTTGCTTTTCTTTGCTTATTTTAAACTTTAGTTCTTTAACATCGATAATAATAACATGGTTACACCCAGTATGGAAACATCTACGACAGTGCTTTTTTTGGGGCGGACGCGGACAAATACTGTCAAGCCAAATATCGCCTCCAAAGTTTAAACTTCTCGTAACGGAAAATAACCCAAAAACACTCGTACACACAGACTACTACAGAGACTACAGCGGTCTCGTAGAGCGGGGACGCTAAGGAGTGGCTATGGCTCGGCTATGGAGGGGGTGAGAGTGCgagtgacgggggggggggggcagggagggtcTTCTGAGCCTCTGGGTTTTttctgggtgggagggggggagctcTACTCCTTGGAATGCATGTACAGCAGCAGGTCGGCCACACGGGTGCTGTAGCCGTACTCGTTGTCAtacctgcagagagaaaggCGGAGGGTTAACCCAGACGGGCTGCAGGCACAGCGGGAGATGTAGATAGCCATTACACACCGGCAGGGCTTTTCACCCTTCTGTGGTTCAGGGGGtccccccacccaggctcaaaggcatccaggggaaCCCCAtcgtaaaataaaaaaggatttaaACGGTACTTAAATtaggattttatatttttaaatattttctaaaatctatatatagtcattgcatatcaagaTTGGGTCCTGAGACCCCCTGCAGTAGCTTCAAGGAACCCCTGTTAAAACCCAGGACATCCAGAATGGCCTAGAGCcagtgtgggggggaaaaaaggagacAGATGACAGAAAGAGGCCAGGGGaggtgagatggggggggggggctgggtttgGGGAAAGGCACTGGACAAGCAGAGTCGCCTGTGAGCTCACCAGGAAATCAGTTTGACAAAGTTGTCGTTGAGGGAGATGCCAGCACCGGCATCGAAGATGGAGGAGTGGGTGTCTCCGATGAAGTCTGAGGAGACGACCTGGAAGAATAAACAGAGAGGGGTCATGTCTCTGCCCCCCAACTGGGGCTCACCTGCTCACCAAGCATTACATCTAGCGAAAATCACACCCGTGGACTACATTAATATGTACAGGTGGTGGTGTTATATGTACTGTGACCTGGGCCTGTTACTcagtggctgcaggttcgattcccaggcagGGTACTGCCATTGCATTCTTGAGCGTGGCATTTAACCTGAATTCCTGCAGTAAATGTACTGCGTGCAAAATGAATGCTGGGCGAGTAACTCTGGGGAAGAATGAGTATAAATATAAAGTAATGCACTTGTGATGACACCAGAATGGCAGATCACTGCAGATCACTGCTGTGCCAGGCTCCACTGACACACCGCAGCATTCATCATGACCCCGACGAGGCCTTCGCTGTTCCTACTCCACATTCCTGAAACCATTTCCCACTGAGGTCATTTCATAACTGTGCAATGAGGCAGCATGAGCCCAACGTGTACAAATACTGGGCCAATCGCCTCCCACTGTGTCTCCTGTCCCTTCTTAGCTGTCTGTTCAACAGCATCAGCGCTGTCATTACAGAAAGTGCAGAGCGACTGAGCACAGCGTTGAAAAACAGCATTGAGAAATACAGGAAAAACAGCCTGTTAGCCTACTGCAGAAATCATGTCATACATAAGTGAGCCTTTCATTCCAAACTCCTGAGTGCTGGTTTTTCTCTACGGTTTCAGTCACActgacagcccccccctccacact carries:
- the tmem147 gene encoding BOS complex subunit TMEM147 isoform X2; translated protein: MTLFHFGNCFALAYFPYFITYKCSGLSEYNAFWRCVQAGATYLFVQLCKMLFLATFFPTWEGGAGVYDFVGEFMKATVDLADLLGLHLVMSRNAGKGEYKIMVAAMGWATAELVMSRCIPLWVGARGIEFDWKYIQMSFDSNISLVHYIAMAAVVWMFTRYDLPKSFRLPVTVLLGLCVYKAFLMELFVHVFMLGSWTSLLVKAVLTGAISLCSLFLFITLVHSN
- the tmem147 gene encoding BOS complex subunit TMEM147 isoform X1: MTLFHFGNCFALAYFPYFITYKCSGLSEYNAFWRCVQAGATYLFVQLCKMLFLATFFPTWEGGAGVYDFVGEFMKATVDLADLLGLHLVMSRNAGKGEYKIMVAAMGWATAELVMSRCIPLWVGARGIEFDWKYIQMSFDSNISLLLVQAMVLSRLDYCNSLLAGLPASAIRPLQLIQNAAARLVYNLPRHSHVTPLLTDLHWLPVMARIKFKTLVLAYQAAKGSAPGYIQRIIRPYTPARPLRSATSGRLAPPPLRVCTSRSCLLSVLAPRWWNDLPVAVTTAENLTTFKRRLKTHLFRLHLSPPLPGL